CTTGATTCGTACCGGCTGGCAATGGAGGCTTTATTAGCGAAACACTAAAAACTTAAAACTATATGATGCTCAAACAAACAAAAATCGTGGCGTCTATATCTGACTTGCGTTGCGATGTTGATTTTATCAGAGACTTGTTTAATGCAGGAATGAACGTGGTGCGCATGAATACCGCTCATGCCAGCCGCGAGGGATTCGAGAAATTGATTAACAACGTGCGTCAGGTATCGAACCGGATTGGCATCTTGATGGATACCAAGGGACCGGAGGTGCGTACTACGGCGAGTGCCGAAGGGCATATAGACTTCAAGACGGGCGAAAAGGTGTGCATCGTGGGAAATCCCGACCGGGAGACTACGCATGAGTGCATTGCGGTCAGCTATCCGGGATTCGTACACGATCTTTCGGTTGGGGCGGATGTGCTGATTGATGACGGTGATTTGGAACTGAGGGTGGTGGATAAGAACGAAGATACCTTGTTCTGTGAAGTATGCAACGATGCCACGCTGGGCAACCGTAAGAGCGTGAACGTGCCGGGCGTACGCATCAATCTTCCTTCGCTTACCGAGAAAGACCGCAACAACATCCTGTATGCCATTGAGAAAGACATCGACTTCATTGCCCACTCGTTTGTGCGCAACAAGCAGGACGTGCTGGATATCCGCGAGATACTCGACGCGCACAATAGCGACATTCAGATTATCGCGAAGATTGAGAACCAGGAAGGCGTAGACAATATTGACGAAATCCTGGAGGTGGCAGACGGGGTTATGGTGGCTCGTGGAGACTTGGGAATCGAAGTGCCCCAAGAGCGCATCCCGGGCATTCAGCGCAAGCTCATCAAGAAATGTATCTTGGCGCGCAAGCCGGTGATTGTAGCTACCCAGATGCTTCATACGATGATTAACAACCCGCGCCCGACCCGTGCGGAGGTGACCGATATCGCGAATGCCATTTACTATCGTACGGATGCGTTGATGCTGAGCGGCGAGACGGCATACGGGAAATATCCGGTGGAAGCCGTGAAGACCATGACGAAAGTGGCTGCGCAAGCCGAGAAAGACAAGATGGAGGAAAACGACATTCCTATCCCCTTGACTCCCGAGAATACCGATGTGACCAGCTTCCTGGCAAAACAGGCGGTACGCGCTACGACCCTCATGCCTATCCGCGCCATCATCACCGACAGTTTCAGCGGGCGTACGGCACGCAGCCTGGCTGCATTCCGCGGGAAATATCCGGTACTGGCCATTTGCTATAAGGAGAAGACCATGCGCCATCTTGCCTTGTCGTACGGGGTGGAAGCCATCTATATGCCCGAAAAGGCAAACGGGCAGGAATATTATTTCACGGCATTGCGCAAATTGCTCAATGACGGTGTCCTGACCCGCAAGGAGATGGTGGCATACCTGAGCGGAGGAAAGAAAGGCACGCACACTTCGTTCCTCGAAATCAATCAGGTAGATGATGTGCTGGAAGCCGGCGACGATTATGTATTGCCTAACCGGAACAGGTATTTATAATGAAAGAAACCGACGCGCTGGATGCGTATATACTTGCGCACATTGATCCGGAAAGCGATTACCTGAAAGCGCTTTACCGGGCTACGCATGTCAAGCTTTTGCGCCCCCGCATGGCTTCGGGGCATTTGCAAGGGCGGATGCTGAAGATGTTTGTCGAGATGATCCGCCCCCGTCAGGTGCTGGAGATAGGCACGTATAGCGGGTATTCTGCCTTGTGCCTTGCCGAAGGGCTGGAAGAGGGCGCCATGCTTCATACGTTCGAAATCAATGACGAGCAGGAAGATTTCACCCGCCCGTGGCTGGAAGGCTCGCCCTACGCCGATAAAATCAGGTTCTACATTGGCGATGCCCTGCAGATGGTCCCTGCGATGGACATCACCTTCGACCTTGCTTTCGTCGACGGCAACAAGCGGGTGTATATGGATTATTATGAGATGATATTGCCCAAGCTCCGTGCCGGGGGCTATATCATTGCCGATAACACCTTATGGGACGGGCATGTGCTGGAAGAACCCCGCAGTGCAGATGCGCAGACCATCGGCATCAAGAAGTTCAATGATTATGTGGCATCCGACAAGCGTGTGGAAAAAGTAATCCTTCCTTTGCGGGACGGACTGACGATAATTCGAAAGAAATAGTTGGCAAGGATACAAGTTGACGGGTTGACAAGGTCCTGAATGGTATAAGGTATTTAAAACCTTGCCAGCTTGTCATCGGGTACCTTGTTGCCTGAAAACATAAAACCCAAAGAAATATATGGAAACAACCAGACAAAACAAAATTGCGCGG
The Phocaeicola salanitronis DSM 18170 genome window above contains:
- the pyk gene encoding pyruvate kinase, whose translation is MMLKQTKIVASISDLRCDVDFIRDLFNAGMNVVRMNTAHASREGFEKLINNVRQVSNRIGILMDTKGPEVRTTASAEGHIDFKTGEKVCIVGNPDRETTHECIAVSYPGFVHDLSVGADVLIDDGDLELRVVDKNEDTLFCEVCNDATLGNRKSVNVPGVRINLPSLTEKDRNNILYAIEKDIDFIAHSFVRNKQDVLDIREILDAHNSDIQIIAKIENQEGVDNIDEILEVADGVMVARGDLGIEVPQERIPGIQRKLIKKCILARKPVIVATQMLHTMINNPRPTRAEVTDIANAIYYRTDALMLSGETAYGKYPVEAVKTMTKVAAQAEKDKMEENDIPIPLTPENTDVTSFLAKQAVRATTLMPIRAIITDSFSGRTARSLAAFRGKYPVLAICYKEKTMRHLALSYGVEAIYMPEKANGQEYYFTALRKLLNDGVLTRKEMVAYLSGGKKGTHTSFLEINQVDDVLEAGDDYVLPNRNRYL
- a CDS encoding O-methyltransferase, translating into MKETDALDAYILAHIDPESDYLKALYRATHVKLLRPRMASGHLQGRMLKMFVEMIRPRQVLEIGTYSGYSALCLAEGLEEGAMLHTFEINDEQEDFTRPWLEGSPYADKIRFYIGDALQMVPAMDITFDLAFVDGNKRVYMDYYEMILPKLRAGGYIIADNTLWDGHVLEEPRSADAQTIGIKKFNDYVASDKRVEKVILPLRDGLTIIRKK